The Streptomyces sp. NBC_00510 genomic interval CGGTGCGGCTCGCGTTCGTCGGCGCGGGGAACTACGCGACGTCGATGCTGCTGCCGCACCTGGCACAGCGCGACGGCGTCGAGCTGTCCACGGTCGTCACCACGACGGCGCTGTCCGCGGCCAACGCGCAGCGGAAGTTCGGCTTCGCGCAGGCCACCACCGATCTCGACGCCGTGCTCGGCGACACGTCCATCGACGCGGTGTTCGTCGTCACCCGGCACAGCTCGCACGCCGAACTGACCCGAAGGGCGCTGCTGGCCGGCAAGACGGTGTTCGTGGAGAAGCCGTTGGCACTCACCGAGGACGAGCTGGCGGACGTGCTCGCGGCGGTCGAGGAATCCGGCAACGACCGGCTGCAGGTGGGCTTCAACCGCCGGTTCGCGCCGCTGCTGCAGGAGGCCAAGAAGCGGTTCGGCGCCCGGACCGGTCCGGCGAGCCTGCGCTACCTGGTCAACGCGGGCCGGCTGCAGCACGGGAGCTGGTACCTCCAGCAGGGCACCGAGGGCTCGCGCTTCGCCGGCGAGGGCGGGCACTTCATCGACACGGCGAGCTGGCTGCTCGATGCCGACCCGGTGTCGGTGTACGCGGTCGCCACGTCGGGCAACGAGGACCTGCAGGTCGTGCTGCACTACCCGGACGGGTCCACCGCCACCATCAGCTACGTCACCACCGGCGCGCCCAGCTTCCCCAAGGAGACGCTGGACCTCGTCGCGGACGGCAGGGTGCTGAGGCTCGACGACTTCGTCCGTGCCTCGGTCTACGGCCGCAAGCGGTGGGTCAGTTCGCGGCTGCCCAAGGCCCGGGACAAGGGCCAGTCCGCCGAGCTGGCCGCGTTCGTCAAGGCCGTGCGGACCGGCGGACCGATGCCGGTGCCGCTGGAGTCGCTGGTCGCCACCACGGCGGCCACCCTCGCCGTGCAGGCCGGCCTGGCCGGCGGCGCGCCGGTGACGTTGGCGAGGGCGCGATGACCATGACCGCGGGCTGGTACCTGCGGCGGCTGTCCCGGATGGGACCGCGCGAGGTCGGCGGCCGGGTGGGCGACGCGGTGCGCAGGCGGCGGTGGCGGTCGGTGCTGCCCGACGGCCCGGGCGTGACCGGCGCCCGGTTCACCGCGGTCCTGCCCGCCGGGACGATCGCCGCGGTGCCACCGGACGCGGCGAAACGTCTCATCGCCCAGGCGGACCGGCTGATGGACGGGCACGCCGAGTTCTTCGGGGTGGAACGCGACGACCTCGCCGACCCGGACTGGTGGTACGACCCGAAGACCGGGCGCCGGGCCCCGTCGGGTTACGCCTTCGACGTGCCGTACCGGGACGAGGACGCGGTCGGGGACATCAAGCAGATCTGGGAGCCGTCCCGGCACCAGTACCTGACCGTGCTCGCCGTCGCCTACGCGATCACCGGGAACGACCGGTACGCCGAGCGGGTGGCCGAGCACCTGCGGTCGTGGTGGGCGGCCAACCCGCCGCTGCGCTCGGTGCACTGGACCAGCGGCATCGAGCTGGGCATCCGGCTGCTGTCCTGGGTGTGGATCCGCCGGCTGCTCGACGGCTGGCCGGGTGCGGCCGGGCTGTTCGAGGGCAACCCGGTGGCGCTCCGGCAGATCTGGCACCACCAGCGCTGGCTGGCCGCCTTCCCAAGCCGGGGGTCCTCTGCGAACAACCACGTCGTCGCCGAGGCCGCCGGGCAGTTCGCCGCGGCCTGCGCGTTCGGGTGGTTCCCCGCCTCGGCGCGCTGGCGGGCAGGCGCGGTGCGGTCGCTGGAACGGCACCTGAGGAGCAACACCTTCGAGTCCGGCCTCAACCGCGAGCTGGCCACCGAGTACCACGGACTCGTGCTGGAGCTCGGCCTGGCCGCGGTGGCCGAGGCGGACGCCGCCGGCGTGCCGGTCCCGGCGTCGATCCGGCTGGTGCTGCTGCGGATGACCGACGCGCTCGCGGCCGTCGTGGACAGCCGGCTGCGGCCGCCGCGTCAGGGGGACGCGGACGACGGGCACGGTCTGGTCGTGGACGGCGCGGGCACCGACCGCTGGGCCTCGCTGCTGGCGACCGGGGAGGCCGTGTTCGGCCGGCTCGCCTGGTGGCCCGCGGTGACCGGCGCCGACGTACGCACCCCGCTGCTGGCCGCGCTCATCCGACCCGGCGCACCGGCCGTGACCCGCCCGGCAAGCCGGCCGGACCACCTCGCCGACGCGGGGCTCACCATCCTGCGCGGTCCGGGGGAGATCTGGTGCCGCTGCGACGGCGGTCCGCACGGCTTCCTGTCCATCGCCGCGCACGCCCACGCGGACGCGCTGTCCGTCGAGGTCCGGCACGACGGGGTCGACGTGCTCGCCGACCCCGGGACGTTCTGCTACCACGGGCAGCCCGAGTGGCGGCGGTACTTCCGCTCGACCCTCGGCCACAACACCCTGCAGCTGGACGACGGCGACCAGTCCGTCTCCGGCGGCCCGTTCCTGTGGACCCGGCATGCCCGCAGCCGCGTCCTGGTCGCGGACACGTCCGGCGCCTCGGAAGGGGGGACGGTCCGCTGGTGCGCGGAGCACGACGGTTACCAGCGCTCCGTGCACCGCCGCCGGGTGGAGCTGACCGCCGCGAGCCGGGAGCTGCGGGTGGTCGACGAGGTGCGCGGCCCGCGGCGGGCCGCCGTGCAGCTGGCGTTCCACCTCGGCCCGGCGATCGCCGCGGACCTGGTGGAGAACCGGGCGGTGCTCACCTGGACCCGGGACGGCGAGGACCGCTCCGCGGTGCTCGACCTGCCCGGGCAGCTGCGCTGGCGGGCGCATCGCGGCGAGAGCGACCCGCCGCTGGGCTGGTACTCCCCCGGCTTCGGGCGCAAGGAACCCGCCACGACGCTGGTCGGCACCGGGTTCGCCGACGGCACGGCGCTGTCGGGGGAGTTCACCACCGTACTCAGGTTCCGCGGCTAGGGGGACGCGTGGGATTCAAGTGGAGGCACGGGGCGTGGCCGGCGGCACCGCTGGCGCTGGCCCTGCTGGCGGCGACCGCCTGTACGAGCACGCCGGACGACGCCCGGGCGGAGCCGACGCGTGCGCCCTCCACGTCCGGAGCGCCCTCCAAGTCCGTGGCCCGGGTGTGCGTCAAGCCCGCGGCCGGGCCGGCGAAAGCGCCGGCGGGCGCGGTGACGGTCGACCCCGGGGTGGTCGGCGACCTGGCCGAGAAGACCGAGAACAGCCCTCCGGGCACCACGTTCTGGCTTCGACCGGGCACGCACACGCTCGACAAGGGCCGCTACGCCCAGGTCATCGCCAAGAAGGGGAACCGCTACCTCGGCGCGCCGGGCGCGGTGCTCGACGGCCGGAAGACCAACAACTACGCGTTCAGCGGCACTGCCCCCGACGTCACCATCAGCTATCTGACCGTGCAGCGTTTCGTCGCGCCGCACGACGAAGGCGTGGTCAACCACGACATGGCCGACGGGTGGGTGATCGAGCACGCGACGATCCAGAACAACTCCGGCGCCGGGCTGATGGCCGGTGCCCGCCAACAGGTCCGGGCCAATTGCCTGCGCGACAACGGGCAATACGGAATGAACGCGTACAAGACCGGTGACACCATCCGCGACCTGGTGGTCGAGGGCAACGAGATCGTGGGCAACAACACCGACGACTGGGAGAAGCAGCGGCCAGGCTGCGGCTGCACCGGTGGCATCAAGTTCTGGGCCGTCAACGGCGCCGACGTCCGCGGCAACTGGGTGCACGACAACCGCGGCGCCGGGTTGTGGGCGGACAACAACAACAACGACTTCCGTATCGAGAACAACGTGCTCGAGGCCAACGACGGTGCCGCGCTGATCTACGAGACCAGCTACAACGCGGTCATCCGGAACAACACGATCCGGCGGAACAACTGGGTCGAGGGCCGCACATCCGCCGAAGCCGGCGACAGCTTCCCGTTCGCGACCATCTACCTGTCCGAGTCCGGCGGCGAGCCACGGATCCGGGCCCGCACGGACAAGATCGAAATCTATCGGAACGTACTGACGGACAACTGGTCCGGGATCACCCTGTGGGAGAACGCCGACCGGTTCTGCAACAGCCCGGCCAACACCTCGGCCGGTGAATGCACCTTGCTGGTGCCGGACATCGACCGCTGCGCACAGCCGGCGATCGCCACCGCACCGCTCTACGACGACTGCCGGTGGAAGACCCAGCGGGTGGACATCCACGACAACCGCTTCATGCTGGACGCGTCCGTCGTCGGGTGCACGGTGCAGTGCGGCCGCATGGCGGTGCTGTCCAACTACGGCACCTATCCGGACTGGTCGCCGTACCAGGGCCAACGGGTGGCAGAGGCGATCACCAACAAGCAGCACAACCGCTGGCACGGCAACGTCTACGTCGGGCCGTGGAGCTTCGTCGCCCACGACCCGAGCCGGACGCTCGACGTCCTGCAGTGGCAGGGCACGCCGTACCGGCAGGACACGGGCAGCACCTTCCGCCCACGGGCCGGTGGTTGAGATGGGCGGGGACATGACGCCCGGTGTGCCGCCGGGCGGACCGGCCGCGGCGGGCACGCGGCCCGGCGCCGAACCGCGCCCTGCCGGCACGCCGAAGACCGTCGGGGTGGTCTGGGGGCTGCTGGTCCTCAACACGCTCGGCTCCGCCGGGGCGAAGACCATCATCCCGCTGCCCCGCTCCCTCATCCAGATGGCCACCATGGGTGCGCTGGTCGCCGCGTTCGCGCTGGCGCTCACGCTCAATCTCCGGCTGCGCATCCGGCCCAGCGCCTTCGTGCTCCTGCTCACCCTGCTGCTGGTGCCGAGCGTGATCTCCAGCGCGGACCTGGAGTCAGGGTTCGGCGCGCTGTTCCGCTGCGCCCGGCTCGCTCTCTTCGTCGGCACACTGTGGCTGCTCAGCCGCTGGTGGGACGGCAGCCTGACGTTCGTCCGGTACCACATCCGGATGTACTTCGCGGTGCTCGCGTTGGTGATGGCCGGCCTGGTCATCTCACCGGGTGCGGCCATGCCCGAGCTCTACGGCGAGCGACTGGTCGGCGCGTTGTGGCCGCTCACCCCGCCGCAGATCGGACAGTACGCCGCGGTGATCATCGGGCTCACCGTGCTGCTCCTGATGGGCCGCCGGACCGACAGGGCGGGCGCGGCGATGATCATCGTGCCGTCACTCGTCCTGCTCGCGTTGACCCATACGCGGACGGCCACGGTCGGCCTGCTCCTCGGGTTGGCGTTGGCGATCGGCTCGCTCGTCCTGACCAGCGCCGCCGCCCGCCGGTTCTTCGCCTGGGCGGTGCTGTGCGCCGCGGTGGCCGCGGTGGGGTTCGCCTCCGCGCTACAGGCGTGGTTCCTGCGCGGACAGAGCCAGGAGAACTTCACCAGTCTCACCGGTCGGGCCAAGGTCTGGGACGCCCTGCTGGCAGCGCCCCGGACGACCGCGGAGAAGTTGTTCGGCATGGGTCTGGGCGACAAGTCGTTCGGCGGGCTGCCGATCGACAACAGCTGGCTGGCCGTTTACAACGAGCAGGGTCTGATCGGCGTCACCCTCGTGGCGGCGTTCATCCTCGTGCTGGGCGGTGTCGCGTTGCTGCGGCCACCGTCGCTGCCGAGGGCCTGCGCGATCTTCCTGATCAGCTACGTCGCGATCTCGTCGTACACCGAGGCCGGGCTGGGCGACGCCTCACCGTACCTGCTGCATCTGGCCCTGGCCGCCTCGCTGCTGGCGGCACCTGCCGCGGCCACGCCCCTGACGACGCCCGCTGTCCCCCGGCGACGTATCCCTCGCTGGGCCCGGGATCGGGAGGTGACCTGACCATGCACGTCCTCGTGGTGCACAACCGCTACTCCTCGGCGCAGCCGAGCGGGGAGAACAGGGTCGTCGATGAGGAGGTGGGGCTGCTGCGCGAAGCCGGCCACCGGGTCGAGGTGTTCGAGCGCCGCAGCGACGACATCGCCACCCGGTCCCTGCTGGGCAAGGTCGCGGTGCCGCTGCTGGTGCCGTGGAATCCGGCGGTCCGCGCGGAGCTCGCCGGCCGGCTTCGCACCGAGCGGCCGGACGTGGTGCACGTCCACAACGTCTTCCCGCTCCTGTCGCCCGCGGTGCTGGCCGCCTGCGCCGACGCCGGCGTGCCCGCCGTCGCCACGCTGCACAACTACACCCAGGTCTGCCCGCCCGGCACGCTGCAGCGGGACGGCCGGCTGTGCACCGAGTGCGTCGGGTCGGCGGCGCCGCTGCCCGCCGTCCGGCACGGCTGCTACCGGAACTCCCGGCTGGCGACGGTGCCGCTCGCGGTCAGCCTGTCGGTCAACCGGCGGCGGTGGTGGTCCGGCGTGGACCGGTTCTTCTGCATCTCCGCGGCCCAGCGCGACGTCCTGGTGCGGTCCGGCATGCCGCCCGAGCGGCTGGCGGTGAAGCACAACTTCGTGCCCGACCCGGGCGCCTGCCGAGCCGGCGTCGGTGAGCAATTGCTCTTTCTCGGCCGGCTCGCGGAGAGCAAGGGCGTGCACCTGCTCATGGCCGCGTGGGACGAGATCGCGGCGAGCGGCGGTGTGGGCGTACCGCTCGTGATCGCCGGCGCGGGGCCGCTGGAGCGAGAGGTGACCACCTGGGCGGCGGGCCGGGACGACGTGCGGTACGTCGGCCTGCTTGACCCGGCAGAGTGCCGGCAGGTCGTCGCGCGGTCGGTCGCCGTGGTGGCTCCCTCGATGGCCCTGGAGACGTTCGGCCTGGTGGTCGCGGAAGCCATGGCGGCGGGGGTCCCGACCGTCGCGGCCCGTCACGGCGCCTTCGTCGAACTCGTCGAGGACGGGGTGACCGGGCTGCTGCACCAGCCGGGGGAGGCCGCCTCGCTCGCGTCGTGCCTGCGCCGGATCACGGCCGATCCGGCCGGCAACCGGGAGATGGGTCGGGCGGCCCGGCGCCGTTACGAGCAGGGTTTCAGTCCGGCCGTCGGGCTGGAGCGTCTGGTGGAGGGGTACCGAGCCGCGATCGCGGGTCGGTCCGGCGGCGGGGACAGTGCGCCGCCGGTAGGAACGGAAACGCTGGCTCGCGGTGGGGACACCCGCGCGGGCAGGGATGGGGGCAGTAGATGACACGATGCCGACTCTGCGGCTCGACGGCGCTGGCGAGCGTCGTCGACCTGGGGGCGACCCCGCCGTGCGAGAGCTTCCTCGCCGCGGACCAACTCGACCGACCGGAACCGGCGTACCCGCTGCACCTGCGGGTCTGCACCGACTGCTGGCTCGCGCAGATACCGCCGCTGATCACGCCGGAGGAGACGTTCAAGGAGTACGCGTACTTCTCCTCCTACTCCACCTCCTGGGTGGAGCACGCGCGCACGTTCGTCGCCGGTGCCGTGCAACGGCTGGGTCTCGGCCCCGAAGCCTTCGTGGTCGAGGTCGCGAGCAACGACGGGTACCTGCTGAAGCACGTGGTGGACCGGGGGATCCGCTGCCTCGGCATCGAGCCGTCGGTGAACGTCGGCGGTGCGGCGCGGGACGCGGGCGTACCCACGCTCACGGAGTTCCTGAGCCCGGAGACCGGCGCGGCCGTCCGCGCGGAGCACGGCCCGGCGGACCTGGTCGTGGCCAACAACGTGTACGCGCACATCCCCGACGTCGTCGGGTTCACCCAGGGGCTGCGCGCCCTGGTCGCCGACGACGGCTGGGTCTCCATCGAGGTGCAGCACCTGCTGACCCTGATCGAGGAGAACCAGTACGACACGATCTACCACGAGCACTTCCAGTACTACACGGTCGCGTCCGCGATCCGGGCGCTGGCCAGCGGCGGACTCACGCTCGTGGACGTCGAGCTGCTGCCCACGCACGGCGGCTCGATCCGGCTGTGGGCCCGGCCGTCCGAGGTGGCCGGCGAGCCGACGCAGCGGGTGGCCGACGTGCTGGCCCGGGAGAAGGCCGCCGGGCTGCAGGAGCTGTCGGGGTACACCGAGTTCTCCGCTCGGGTGGCCAAGGTGCGCCGGGACCTCCTGCGGTTCCTCATCGAGGCGGCCGAACGCGGCGAGACGGTCGTCGGCTACGGCGCCCCGGGCAAGGGCAACACCCTGCTCAACCACTGCGGCATCCGGCCCGACCTGCTCGCGTACACGGTCGACCGCAACCCCTACAAGCACGGCAGATTCACCCCGGGCACCCGCATCCCGATCCTGCCGCCCGAGCAGATAGCCGCCGACGAACCCGACTACGTCCTCGTCCTCCCGTGGAACCTGCGGGCCGAGCTGGTCGAGCAGCTGTCCTTCGTGCACGACTGGGGCGGCCGCCTTGTCTTTCCCATCCCGGAACTGAGCATTGTCGAGGTCGAGTCATGAAGGTCGTCCTGTTCTGCGGCGGTTACGGGATGCGGATGCGCAACGGCGTCTCCGACGACGTGCCCAAGCCGATGGCGATGGTCGGCCCGCGTCCGCTGATCTGGCACGTCATGCGCTACTACGCGCACTTCGGGCACAAGGAGTTCATCCTGTGCCTCGGGTACGGGGCGCACCACATCAAGAACTTCTTCCTCAACTACGAGGAGACGACGTCCAACGACTTCGTGCTGCGGGGCGGCAGGACCGAGCTGCTGTCCACCGACATCGCCGACTGGACGATCACGTTCGCGCAGACCGGCATCGAGTCCCCGATCGGGGAGCGGCTGCGCCGGGTGCGGCACCACCTGGACGGTGACGAGATGTTCCTCGCCAACTACGCCGACGTGCTCACCGACGCCCCGCTGCCGGAGATGATCGACCGGTTCGCCGGGCGCGACGCAGGGGCGTCGATGATGGTGGTGCCACCCCAGTCCTCGTTCCACTGCGTGGAGTTGGGCGAGGACGGCCTGGTGGGGGGCATCACCGCGGTGAGCGACCTGCCGATGTGGGAGAACGGCGGCTACTTCGTGCTCCGCCAGGAGGTCTTCGACCACATACCGGAGAACGGGGACCTGGTCGCCGACGGATGCGCCCAACTGGCCAAGCGCGGCCGGCTGGTGGCACACCGGCACCGCGGCTTCTGGAAGCCGACCGACACCGTGAAGGAGCGGGCCGCGCTCGACGACGCCTACGCCAGGGGCGACCGCCCGTGGGCCGTGTGGGAACAGGGCGCCGGAATGAGGACCGCATGATCCGGCTCAGCGCCGGGCGCCCGGACCGGATCGTCGCGGTGGGCGCGCACTGCGACGACATCGCCATCGGCGCCGGCGGCACGCTGCTGACC includes:
- a CDS encoding heparinase II/III family protein; this translates as MTMTAGWYLRRLSRMGPREVGGRVGDAVRRRRWRSVLPDGPGVTGARFTAVLPAGTIAAVPPDAAKRLIAQADRLMDGHAEFFGVERDDLADPDWWYDPKTGRRAPSGYAFDVPYRDEDAVGDIKQIWEPSRHQYLTVLAVAYAITGNDRYAERVAEHLRSWWAANPPLRSVHWTSGIELGIRLLSWVWIRRLLDGWPGAAGLFEGNPVALRQIWHHQRWLAAFPSRGSSANNHVVAEAAGQFAAACAFGWFPASARWRAGAVRSLERHLRSNTFESGLNRELATEYHGLVLELGLAAVAEADAAGVPVPASIRLVLLRMTDALAAVVDSRLRPPRQGDADDGHGLVVDGAGTDRWASLLATGEAVFGRLAWWPAVTGADVRTPLLAALIRPGAPAVTRPASRPDHLADAGLTILRGPGEIWCRCDGGPHGFLSIAAHAHADALSVEVRHDGVDVLADPGTFCYHGQPEWRRYFRSTLGHNTLQLDDGDQSVSGGPFLWTRHARSRVLVADTSGASEGGTVRWCAEHDGYQRSVHRRRVELTAASRELRVVDEVRGPRRAAVQLAFHLGPAIAADLVENRAVLTWTRDGEDRSAVLDLPGQLRWRAHRGESDPPLGWYSPGFGRKEPATTLVGTGFADGTALSGEFTTVLRFRG
- a CDS encoding right-handed parallel beta-helix repeat-containing protein; protein product: MGFKWRHGAWPAAPLALALLAATACTSTPDDARAEPTRAPSTSGAPSKSVARVCVKPAAGPAKAPAGAVTVDPGVVGDLAEKTENSPPGTTFWLRPGTHTLDKGRYAQVIAKKGNRYLGAPGAVLDGRKTNNYAFSGTAPDVTISYLTVQRFVAPHDEGVVNHDMADGWVIEHATIQNNSGAGLMAGARQQVRANCLRDNGQYGMNAYKTGDTIRDLVVEGNEIVGNNTDDWEKQRPGCGCTGGIKFWAVNGADVRGNWVHDNRGAGLWADNNNNDFRIENNVLEANDGAALIYETSYNAVIRNNTIRRNNWVEGRTSAEAGDSFPFATIYLSESGGEPRIRARTDKIEIYRNVLTDNWSGITLWENADRFCNSPANTSAGECTLLVPDIDRCAQPAIATAPLYDDCRWKTQRVDIHDNRFMLDASVVGCTVQCGRMAVLSNYGTYPDWSPYQGQRVAEAITNKQHNRWHGNVYVGPWSFVAHDPSRTLDVLQWQGTPYRQDTGSTFRPRAGG
- a CDS encoding O-antigen ligase domain-containing protein, whose translation is MGGDMTPGVPPGGPAAAGTRPGAEPRPAGTPKTVGVVWGLLVLNTLGSAGAKTIIPLPRSLIQMATMGALVAAFALALTLNLRLRIRPSAFVLLLTLLLVPSVISSADLESGFGALFRCARLALFVGTLWLLSRWWDGSLTFVRYHIRMYFAVLALVMAGLVISPGAAMPELYGERLVGALWPLTPPQIGQYAAVIIGLTVLLLMGRRTDRAGAAMIIVPSLVLLALTHTRTATVGLLLGLALAIGSLVLTSAAARRFFAWAVLCAAVAAVGFASALQAWFLRGQSQENFTSLTGRAKVWDALLAAPRTTAEKLFGMGLGDKSFGGLPIDNSWLAVYNEQGLIGVTLVAAFILVLGGVALLRPPSLPRACAIFLISYVAISSYTEAGLGDASPYLLHLALAASLLAAPAAATPLTTPAVPRRRIPRWARDREVT
- a CDS encoding glycosyltransferase family 4 protein, whose translation is MHVLVVHNRYSSAQPSGENRVVDEEVGLLREAGHRVEVFERRSDDIATRSLLGKVAVPLLVPWNPAVRAELAGRLRTERPDVVHVHNVFPLLSPAVLAACADAGVPAVATLHNYTQVCPPGTLQRDGRLCTECVGSAAPLPAVRHGCYRNSRLATVPLAVSLSVNRRRWWSGVDRFFCISAAQRDVLVRSGMPPERLAVKHNFVPDPGACRAGVGEQLLFLGRLAESKGVHLLMAAWDEIAASGGVGVPLVIAGAGPLEREVTTWAAGRDDVRYVGLLDPAECRQVVARSVAVVAPSMALETFGLVVAEAMAAGVPTVAARHGAFVELVEDGVTGLLHQPGEAASLASCLRRITADPAGNREMGRAARRRYEQGFSPAVGLERLVEGYRAAIAGRSGGGDSAPPVGTETLARGGDTRAGRDGGSR
- a CDS encoding class I SAM-dependent methyltransferase, coding for MTRCRLCGSTALASVVDLGATPPCESFLAADQLDRPEPAYPLHLRVCTDCWLAQIPPLITPEETFKEYAYFSSYSTSWVEHARTFVAGAVQRLGLGPEAFVVEVASNDGYLLKHVVDRGIRCLGIEPSVNVGGAARDAGVPTLTEFLSPETGAAVRAEHGPADLVVANNVYAHIPDVVGFTQGLRALVADDGWVSIEVQHLLTLIEENQYDTIYHEHFQYYTVASAIRALASGGLTLVDVELLPTHGGSIRLWARPSEVAGEPTQRVADVLAREKAAGLQELSGYTEFSARVAKVRRDLLRFLIEAAERGETVVGYGAPGKGNTLLNHCGIRPDLLAYTVDRNPYKHGRFTPGTRIPILPPEQIAADEPDYVLVLPWNLRAELVEQLSFVHDWGGRLVFPIPELSIVEVES
- a CDS encoding glucose-1-phosphate cytidylyltransferase; the encoded protein is MKVVLFCGGYGMRMRNGVSDDVPKPMAMVGPRPLIWHVMRYYAHFGHKEFILCLGYGAHHIKNFFLNYEETTSNDFVLRGGRTELLSTDIADWTITFAQTGIESPIGERLRRVRHHLDGDEMFLANYADVLTDAPLPEMIDRFAGRDAGASMMVVPPQSSFHCVELGEDGLVGGITAVSDLPMWENGGYFVLRQEVFDHIPENGDLVADGCAQLAKRGRLVAHRHRGFWKPTDTVKERAALDDAYARGDRPWAVWEQGAGMRTA